In a genomic window of Curtobacterium sp. MCBD17_035:
- a CDS encoding MBL fold metallo-hydrolase, with translation MSRRRPRAVVAVAPGVVFVEGPVSNWVVLAEEDGVALVDAGYPADAGLVLDTIRYAGHDPADLRRVYVTHGHVDHIGGLPAILEAHPGVTVLAHADEVAAVRGPERDQATLGDIGGRIAAPRVLGWAARAVRSGGLDPVAVPPVRAFTPRDFDERAIAPLPAPGHTLGSTAYLLPAADALVTGDAVVTHHDVQPRSWSPRPRMIPALFTADTATAVESAAALPLPGIVLPGHGPAVHRVGDRWVPIGH, from the coding sequence GTGAGCCGGCGCAGGCCCCGGGCCGTCGTCGCGGTCGCACCGGGCGTGGTGTTCGTCGAGGGACCCGTGTCGAACTGGGTCGTGCTCGCCGAGGAGGACGGGGTCGCCCTCGTCGACGCCGGGTACCCCGCCGACGCCGGACTCGTGCTCGACACCATCCGGTACGCGGGACACGACCCGGCCGACCTGCGCCGGGTGTACGTCACGCACGGGCACGTCGACCACATCGGTGGCCTCCCCGCGATCCTGGAGGCCCACCCCGGCGTGACCGTGCTGGCCCACGCCGACGAGGTCGCGGCCGTGCGCGGGCCCGAGCGAGACCAGGCGACGCTCGGCGACATCGGTGGCCGGATCGCGGCGCCGCGGGTGCTCGGCTGGGCCGCCCGTGCCGTCCGCTCGGGCGGCCTCGACCCCGTGGCCGTGCCCCCGGTCCGCGCGTTCACGCCTCGCGACTTCGACGAGCGGGCCATCGCACCCCTGCCGGCCCCCGGGCACACGCTCGGGTCGACGGCGTACCTGTTGCCCGCCGCGGACGCGCTCGTCACCGGCGACGCGGTCGTCACGCACCATGACGTGCAGCCCCGGTCGTGGTCGCCGCGGCCGCGGATGATCCCGGCCCTGTTCACCGCCGACACGGCCACCGCTGTGGAGTCGGCCGCGGCGCTGCCCCTGCCGGGGATCGTGCTGCCGGGCCACGGGCCCGCCGTGCACCGGGTCGGTGACCGCTGGGTCCCGATCGGGCACTGA
- a CDS encoding ABC transporter permease, whose translation MTAITSTRRTVTPRPGVGGSGLGATVRQSLTMAYRGLIKVRRTPEQLFDVTLMPIIFTVMFTYIFGGAIAGGVTAYLPIIIPGILVQTNITSSIVTGVQLREDMDKGVFDRFKSLPIARIAPLAGALLADTVRYAIATTITFVVGFCMGLRPEGGLGSVVAAGLLVVVVAWAISWVFAFFGVVARTASSVSGISNMVLFPLTFLSNAFVPADTLPSWLRWFSEVNPISHLITAVRDLVNHGQVGSDLVLSLVGAAVVVAVFAPLTVRAYMRKA comes from the coding sequence ATGACCGCCATCACCAGCACACGCCGCACCGTCACCCCGCGCCCCGGCGTCGGCGGTTCCGGACTCGGGGCCACGGTCCGACAGTCGCTCACCATGGCGTACCGCGGGCTCATCAAGGTGCGTCGGACGCCGGAGCAGCTCTTCGACGTCACGCTCATGCCGATCATCTTCACCGTGATGTTCACGTACATCTTCGGCGGGGCCATCGCCGGCGGCGTGACGGCCTACCTCCCGATCATCATCCCGGGCATCCTCGTCCAGACGAACATCACCTCGTCGATCGTCACGGGCGTCCAGCTCCGCGAGGACATGGACAAGGGCGTGTTCGACCGGTTCAAGTCGCTGCCCATCGCCCGCATCGCCCCGCTCGCCGGAGCGCTGCTCGCCGACACGGTCCGCTACGCGATCGCGACGACCATCACGTTCGTCGTCGGGTTCTGCATGGGCCTGCGCCCCGAGGGCGGTTTGGGGTCGGTCGTCGCCGCGGGACTCCTCGTCGTCGTGGTCGCCTGGGCGATCAGCTGGGTGTTCGCGTTCTTCGGCGTCGTCGCGCGCACCGCGTCGAGCGTCTCGGGCATCTCGAACATGGTCCTGTTCCCGCTGACGTTCCTGTCCAACGCGTTCGTCCCCGCCGACACGCTGCCGTCCTGGCTCCGGTGGTTCAGCGAGGTGAACCCGATCTCGCACCTCATCACCGCCGTGCGCGACCTCGTCAACCACGGGCAGGTGGGCAGCGACCTCGTGCTCTCGCTCGTCGGTGCCGCCGTCGTCGTCGCGGTCTTCGCCCCCTTGACCGTCCGCGCCTACATGCGGAAGGCCTGA
- the glmM gene encoding phosphoglucosamine mutase — MPRLFGTDGVRGLANGELTAALALGLAQASAAVLTHGHHADARRASGRPRPIAVLARDPRVSGEFLGAAVAAGLASAGVDVLDAGVIPTPAAAFLVADTDADFGVMVSASHNPAPDNGIKFFAAGGRKLPDEVEDRIEAAIGSAEVPVPTGADVGRITRFADAEDRYVVHLLSTLPARLDGIHVVLDCANGAAAGVSPEVFVNAGAQITLIGADPDGVNINDGVGSTHIDNLARAVLEVGADVGIAHDGDADRCLAVDAEGNAIDGDQIMAILALSLKERGRLQDDTLVATVMSNLGLRRAMAENDIAVLETAVGDRYVLEKMVEGGYSLGGEQSGHIIFNEFATTGDGILTGLHLVAEMARTGKTLAELAACMTVFPQVLVNVRGVDRHGLDDAGVQRAIAGAEAALGDTGRVLLRPSGTEPVVRVMVEAADQATAERVANELAAVVHDRLGLDAA, encoded by the coding sequence GTGCCACGTCTGTTCGGAACGGACGGTGTTCGTGGTCTCGCCAACGGCGAGCTGACGGCCGCGCTCGCACTGGGCCTCGCCCAGGCGAGCGCGGCCGTGCTCACGCACGGACACCACGCGGACGCACGTCGTGCGTCCGGTCGGCCGCGTCCCATCGCGGTCCTGGCGCGCGATCCGCGCGTCTCCGGGGAGTTCCTGGGCGCGGCCGTCGCGGCCGGCCTGGCGAGCGCCGGCGTCGACGTCCTCGACGCCGGGGTCATCCCCACCCCCGCGGCGGCGTTCCTCGTCGCCGACACCGACGCGGACTTCGGCGTGATGGTCTCCGCGTCCCACAACCCGGCGCCCGACAACGGGATCAAGTTCTTCGCCGCCGGCGGCCGGAAGCTCCCCGACGAGGTCGAGGACCGCATCGAGGCAGCGATCGGGAGCGCCGAGGTCCCGGTGCCCACGGGCGCCGACGTCGGGCGGATCACCCGCTTCGCCGACGCCGAGGACCGCTACGTCGTCCACCTGCTGAGCACCCTGCCCGCGCGGCTCGACGGCATCCACGTCGTCCTCGACTGCGCGAACGGGGCGGCGGCTGGTGTGTCGCCCGAGGTGTTCGTCAACGCCGGCGCGCAAATCACCCTCATCGGTGCCGACCCGGACGGCGTCAACATCAACGACGGCGTCGGGTCGACCCACATCGACAACCTCGCCCGCGCCGTGCTCGAGGTCGGCGCCGACGTCGGGATCGCCCACGACGGCGACGCCGACCGGTGTCTGGCGGTCGACGCCGAGGGCAACGCGATCGACGGCGACCAGATCATGGCGATCCTCGCGCTGTCCCTCAAGGAGCGCGGCCGGTTGCAGGACGACACGCTCGTGGCCACGGTCATGAGCAACCTCGGTCTCCGCCGGGCGATGGCCGAGAACGACATCGCGGTGCTCGAGACCGCCGTGGGCGACCGGTACGTGCTCGAGAAGATGGTCGAGGGCGGGTACTCGCTCGGCGGCGAGCAGTCGGGCCACATCATCTTCAACGAGTTCGCCACGACCGGCGACGGCATCCTGACCGGGCTCCACCTGGTCGCCGAGATGGCCCGCACGGGCAAGACCCTGGCCGAACTGGCCGCCTGCATGACCGTGTTCCCGCAGGTGCTCGTCAACGTGCGGGGTGTCGACCGGCACGGCCTCGACGACGCCGGTGTCCAGCGCGCCATCGCGGGCGCGGAGGCAGCGCTCGGTGACACCGGGCGGGTCCTGCTCCGGCCGTCGGGCACCGAACCCGTGGTCCGGGTGATGGTCGAGGCGGCGGACCAGGCGACCGCCGAGCGCGTCGCCAATGAACTCGCCGCGGTCGTGCACGACCGGCTCGGACTCGACGCGGCCTGA
- the rpsI gene encoding 30S ribosomal protein S9 produces MAQIADSIDQTPSSFSTESAPATSEAAPRQILNVSGAAVGRRKEAIARVRLVPGAGTFSVNGRSLEDYFPNKLHQQLINDPFKVLELIGSYDVTARITGGGPSGQAGALRLAIARALNEIDRENNRATLKKAGFLTRDARVIERKKAGLKKARKASQFSKR; encoded by the coding sequence ATGGCTCAGATCGCAGACTCCATCGACCAGACCCCGTCGAGCTTCAGCACCGAGAGCGCCCCGGCGACCTCGGAGGCGGCTCCTCGTCAGATCCTCAACGTCTCGGGCGCGGCCGTCGGTCGCCGCAAGGAGGCCATCGCCCGCGTGCGCCTCGTCCCCGGCGCCGGCACGTTCTCGGTGAACGGCCGCTCGCTCGAGGACTACTTCCCGAACAAGCTCCACCAGCAGCTCATCAACGACCCGTTCAAGGTCCTCGAGCTCATCGGTTCGTACGACGTCACCGCCCGCATCACCGGTGGAGGCCCCTCGGGCCAGGCCGGCGCGCTGCGTCTGGCGATCGCCCGGGCGCTCAACGAGATCGACCGCGAGAACAACCGCGCCACGCTCAAGAAGGCGGGCTTCCTCACCCGTGACGCCCGCGTCATCGAGCGCAAGAAGGCCGGTCTCAAGAAGGCCCGTAAGGCGTCGCAGTTCTCGAAGCGCTGA
- a CDS encoding ATP-binding cassette domain-containing protein produces the protein MNDQATLAVEATGLVKTFGQNRAVDGVDLRVEAGTVYGVLGPNGAGKTTTISMLATLLKPDAGEARIFGHDVRHEAQAVRRLIGVTGQYASVDETLSATENLVIFSRLLGLGRAESRAKASDLLERFGLTEAAKRPLKAFSGGMRRRLDLAASLIAQPPLIFLDEPTTGLDPRTRAQMWDTIRELVATGSTVLLTTQYLDEADQLADRIAVIDRGRVVAEGTADDLKASVGTASLQLRLADAARLGAAQAIVERILGAGAAVSPEGARITAPMADPDRVADLLVALRDSGVSLAEMSVQKPTLDEVFLTITGRSVAQDDPTDDTDRVLEGTLA, from the coding sequence ATGAACGACCAGGCGACGCTCGCCGTCGAGGCGACCGGCCTCGTCAAGACGTTCGGGCAGAACCGTGCGGTGGATGGCGTCGACCTGCGGGTCGAGGCGGGCACCGTGTACGGCGTGCTCGGGCCGAACGGCGCGGGCAAGACCACCACCATCAGCATGCTCGCCACGCTGCTCAAGCCCGACGCGGGCGAGGCACGCATCTTCGGACACGACGTGCGGCACGAGGCCCAGGCGGTCCGACGGCTCATCGGCGTGACCGGGCAGTACGCGTCCGTCGACGAGACGCTCAGCGCGACCGAGAACCTCGTCATCTTCTCCCGACTGCTCGGCCTCGGTCGGGCCGAGTCGCGGGCGAAGGCCTCGGACCTCCTCGAGCGCTTCGGACTGACCGAGGCCGCGAAGCGCCCGCTCAAGGCGTTCTCCGGTGGGATGCGACGGCGGCTCGACCTCGCCGCGAGCCTCATCGCGCAACCGCCACTCATCTTCCTCGACGAGCCGACCACCGGGCTGGACCCCCGGACGCGTGCGCAGATGTGGGACACGATCCGCGAGCTCGTCGCGACCGGATCGACCGTGCTCCTCACCACGCAGTACCTCGACGAGGCCGACCAGCTCGCCGACCGCATCGCCGTCATCGACCGTGGACGCGTCGTCGCCGAGGGCACGGCGGACGACCTCAAGGCATCGGTGGGCACCGCCTCCCTGCAGCTCCGGCTCGCGGACGCCGCCCGGCTCGGTGCGGCGCAGGCGATCGTCGAGCGGATCCTCGGGGCCGGCGCCGCCGTCTCACCCGAGGGCGCCCGCATCACCGCACCGATGGCCGACCCGGACCGCGTCGCGGACCTGCTCGTCGCGCTCCGCGACTCGGGCGTCTCCCTCGCCGAGATGAGCGTGCAGAAGCCGACGCTCGACGAGGTCTTCCTCACCATCACCGGGCGGAGCGTCGCGCAGGACGACCCGACCGACGACACCGACCGCGTCCTCGAAGGGACCCTCGCATGA
- the truA gene encoding tRNA pseudouridine(38-40) synthase TruA — protein MTDEAGTVRLRLDIAYDGSGFAGWARQPTLRTVQGELESALETVFRRSGPAPRLTVAGRTDAGVHATGQVAHCDLTPEQWESLARPHRGAAGRPQRLPTDALLHRLNGIAGLDSDVVVTAVAVAPPGFDARFSPVWRRYAYRVADLGAPRDPLRRGHTLWYPTRLDEGAMETGALTLLGLHDFATFCKPREGATTIRTLQEFRWHREPDGVLVASLQADAFCHSMVRAMVGASLAVGEGRLAPHRLAELREEAVRTSAFTVAPAKGLVLTEVGYPPDDELAARAEQTRARRDQDGHRSEADQARQVGISTAAPTAAPEGPAGSGAVAERRA, from the coding sequence GTGACAGACGAGGCCGGCACCGTGCGTCTCCGGCTCGACATCGCCTACGACGGCAGCGGTTTCGCCGGATGGGCTCGGCAGCCGACCCTCCGGACGGTGCAGGGCGAACTCGAGTCCGCGCTCGAGACCGTGTTCCGGCGCTCCGGTCCGGCGCCCCGCCTCACGGTGGCGGGCCGGACGGACGCGGGCGTGCACGCGACGGGGCAGGTCGCCCACTGTGACCTCACCCCCGAACAGTGGGAGAGCCTCGCTCGACCGCACCGCGGTGCGGCCGGCCGACCCCAGCGGCTGCCGACGGACGCCCTCCTGCACCGCCTGAACGGCATCGCGGGGCTCGACAGTGACGTCGTGGTGACGGCCGTCGCGGTCGCGCCGCCGGGGTTCGACGCCCGGTTCTCCCCGGTCTGGCGACGGTACGCGTACCGCGTCGCGGACCTCGGGGCACCGCGGGACCCGCTCCGCCGCGGCCACACGCTGTGGTACCCCACGCGCCTCGACGAGGGCGCGATGGAGACGGGCGCCCTGACGCTGCTGGGCCTGCACGACTTCGCCACGTTCTGCAAGCCGCGGGAAGGCGCCACCACCATCCGAACGCTCCAGGAGTTCCGATGGCACCGTGAGCCGGACGGCGTGCTCGTGGCGTCCCTCCAGGCCGACGCGTTCTGCCACAGCATGGTGCGGGCGATGGTGGGTGCGTCGCTCGCGGTCGGCGAGGGGCGGCTCGCGCCGCACCGGCTGGCGGAGCTGCGCGAGGAGGCGGTGCGCACGAGCGCGTTCACGGTCGCCCCGGCGAAGGGGCTCGTCCTCACCGAGGTCGGCTACCCGCCCGACGACGAGCTCGCGGCCCGCGCGGAGCAGACCCGGGCCCGCCGCGACCAGGACGGGCACCGGTCGGAGGCCGACCAGGCTCGACAGGTGGGCATCAGCACCGCCGCGCCCACCGCCGCCCCGGAAGGCCCCGCAGGGTCGGGTGCGGTCGCGGAGCGACGCGCGTGA
- the rplM gene encoding 50S ribosomal protein L13 produces the protein MTRTFSPKPADVQPKWLVIDATDVVLGRLASHAAALLRGKHKATFAPHMDMGDFVIIVNAEKVALTGSKLAQKTYYRHSGYPGGITATTYPEMLEKHPTRAVEKAIRGMLPKNSLGRAQLKKLKVYAGPEHPHVAQQPTPYTLDQVAQ, from the coding sequence GTGACTCGCACGTTCTCACCGAAGCCCGCGGACGTCCAGCCGAAGTGGCTCGTCATCGACGCCACCGACGTCGTCCTCGGTCGTCTCGCCTCGCACGCCGCGGCGCTCCTGCGCGGCAAGCACAAGGCCACCTTCGCTCCGCACATGGACATGGGTGACTTCGTCATCATCGTCAACGCCGAGAAGGTCGCCCTGACCGGCTCGAAGCTGGCGCAGAAGACGTACTACCGGCACTCCGGCTACCCGGGCGGCATCACCGCCACGACCTACCCGGAGATGCTCGAGAAGCACCCGACCCGCGCCGTCGAGAAGGCGATCCGCGGCATGCTCCCGAAGAACAGCCTCGGCCGCGCCCAGCTCAAGAAGCTCAAGGTCTACGCCGGTCCCGAGCACCCGCACGTCGCCCAGCAGCCGACGCCGTACACCCTCGACCAGGTCGCGCAGTAA